CTCTCCATTTGTACGGAAAGGAGTGGAAAAAGCCCGTGAGGTAAAGAGCCGTCGCGCCCATGCCTGTGTACGCGCCGCCATTGGAGAACATGCGAGACTCGCGCGCGCAGAAGGTGCCATCTTTTTTAACACCCGTTCTGACATAGTAGAACATGGGGGTCCGTCTCTTGGAGGCAATGAAATCCTCTTCGCGGGTAAAGATGATCTTGACGGGTTTATGAAGTTTCATGGAGAGGACGGCGCTGCAGAACTGCGCGGCATCCAGCTCGAACTTGCCGCCGAAACCGCCGCCGGTGTATGGCGCGATAATGCGGACGTCGCCTTCGCGAAGCCCCAGGACACCGGCGAGAAGCCCCTGGTGGTAGTATGCGGACTGCGTTCCCGTCCAGCATGTCAGCTTGCCCTCGGGCGTGAAGCTCGATACGGCACCGCGGGTCTCCATGCACATGTGGTGCTGCCCGGAGCACTTGAACCAGTCTTCCCTGATGTAATCGGCATCTTCGAAGGCGTCATCGACATCACCCCATTCGATATGGCGGGTGACATTGATGTTTCTTTCCACGCCCTCATGGATCGTCGGGGCCTCTTTCTTGATCGCTTCCAGGGGTTCGTACACAGCGGGAAGAACTTCGTATTCCACCTCGATGAGATCGAGGGCCTTTTCGGCGATCTCTTCCGTGATCGCTGCAACGGCCGCCACCGGCTCACCGATGTAACGCACTTTTTCAAGGGGAAGGATCTGCTCGTCGCAAAGCTCCTCATAGCGCCGCCAGATGCCCTGCTTGATGCCAAGGGTATCCTTGCCCGTGACGACTCCGCGGACACCGGGAAACTGCTCCGCCTTCGATGTGTCGATGCTCACGACCCTCGCGTGAGGATGGGGGCTGCGGAGGATCTTGCCGTACAGCATACCCGGCAGCGTCACGTCGAACGCATAGGTTGCCCGGCCCGTTACCTTCGCAACGCCATCTATATTGTGAACCGGCGTATTGATGACAGTATATTTCTTGTGGCTCATATCACTCCTCCTTATAGTTGCCCTGGGCAACGGCGTCAATGGCCCTGACTATGCTGTTATAGCCCGTGCACCGGCAGATGTTGCCTTCGATGCTCTCGCGTATCTCTTCCTCTGAAGGCTTTTTGCCCCCCAGCTCATCGAGGAAGGCCGTGGATGACATGAGCATCCCCGGGGTGCAGAACCCACACTGATATGAACCATGATCAAGAAACGCTCTCTGGATCGGGCTCAGTTTGCCGTTCTTTTCCAGACCCTCAACGGTCGTGATGTCCATGCCTTCACACTGAACGGCGAGGACTGAGCAGGATTTCACGGACATGCCGTTCACCGTGACCGTGCACGCACCGCACGAGACGGTATCACAACCCCTCTTGGTACCTGTGAGCCCTACATAGTCACGAATCGCTTCCGCGAGCAATGTCTTCGGATGTATGAAAATCTCATATTCGTCGCCATTAATTTTGAGACGCAGTACCTGCTTTTCCATGTCTTTACCTCCTTAAGCGGCTTTCTGGGCTTGTTCAAAAGCTTTCTTGAGCATCCTTTTCGTAAGAACACCCAGAACATGCCTTCTGTGCTCTTCTGACGCGTGGATGTCTGCAACGGGCTGGGCTTCCTCGGAAGCGATCTTTCCCGCCTCTTCGAAAAGCTTGTCGTTAAGCTTCTTGCCTTTCAAGAGGTCCTCGGCCTTCGTCACCCTGAGCGGTGTTGGCCCTGCATTGCCGAGAACGACCCGGGCGTCCTTGCAGGTGCCGTCGGCATTGAGCGCCACCGAGGCGGCGGCCGCGACGATACCCATTTCGCTGTCAAGGAGGTTGAATTTCTGATACGCGCAACCGGACTTCGAATCCGGCGCGGGCACATGCACTTCGAGAACGAGATCGCCATGTTCCATCTTCGTTTCGAAATAGTCAACGAAAAACTCGTCCAGCGGGACGGTCGTTTCACCCTTGGCATTGCCGAACTTTATCTCCGCCTTGAGGGCGATGAGCACGGGTCCGGGGTCGCCCGCGGGATCGGCATGAGCAAGGTTCCCGCCTATGGTTCCCCAGTTGCGGGTCTGGATCGATGCAAGCTTCTGCTCCATCGCAACGAGAGCGGGATATTTCTTCGCTATGACATCCGACTTCTCGATCTCGCGGTGGGTTGTTGTAGCGCCCAGTCTCAGCCCGTCCTTATCGTCGAACTTGATGTACTTCAGCTCGTCCAGGCGTTTGATGTCGATAAGGTATTCGGGGGCAAGCATGCCCTGCCTCAAGACGATGAGCAAGGACTGGCCGCCGCAGATGATCTTGCAATCATCATGTTCGGCATACATGGCAAGCGCTTCCTTGACGCTTGCAGGTTTCAGATAATGAAAATCGTTGATCATAATCCTCTCCTTTCTATTGGTTCTTCTCTTTCACACAACGCATGGGGCGCTTCGGCCTGTTCCGTCAGTTGGAAAACTCTATTTCGATCGTGAACTCCTCCACATTCTTTATGCACTGAGAGCCAAGCTCGACGGATTCCGGCATGCCGAAGGTCTTCCCGCTATCCTCTTTCGTCTCTGCTTTCTTCAACTCCTTGATCCGTTCGGGATCAAACGAACTGCCCTTGTACGCAGCCGAGTAACAGAGATAGTAGTGCCGGCCACGGTAGACGGCACACTCAACGCAAGCTCTTCCGGAAAATGGACATACTATTTTGTGTTTGGCCATAGGCAACACCTCTGGGAAAGATTTTTGGTAATGCCTGAAAAGCATTATAGGCCAAAATTATTGCGGATTCTTGTTCAAAAGTCAAGCTAATTTTTTTGTCATAATGAACATATGTCTGTATCCCATAATATTGCAGG
The sequence above is drawn from the Syntrophorhabdus sp. genome and encodes:
- a CDS encoding xanthine dehydrogenase family protein subunit M; the encoded protein is MINDFHYLKPASVKEALAMYAEHDDCKIICGGQSLLIVLRQGMLAPEYLIDIKRLDELKYIKFDDKDGLRLGATTTHREIEKSDVIAKKYPALVAMEQKLASIQTRNWGTIGGNLAHADPAGDPGPVLIALKAEIKFGNAKGETTVPLDEFFVDYFETKMEHGDLVLEVHVPAPDSKSGCAYQKFNLLDSEMGIVAAAASVALNADGTCKDARVVLGNAGPTPLRVTKAEDLLKGKKLNDKLFEEAGKIASEEAQPVADIHASEEHRRHVLGVLTKRMLKKAFEQAQKAA
- a CDS encoding (2Fe-2S)-binding protein, whose product is MEKQVLRLKINGDEYEIFIHPKTLLAEAIRDYVGLTGTKRGCDTVSCGACTVTVNGMSVKSCSVLAVQCEGMDITTVEGLEKNGKLSPIQRAFLDHGSYQCGFCTPGMLMSSTAFLDELGGKKPSEEEIRESIEGNICRCTGYNSIVRAIDAVAQGNYKEE